In Brevibacillus brevis NBRC 100599, a single genomic region encodes these proteins:
- a CDS encoding DUF6886 family protein — protein sequence MDKLFHYSEDPAITIFQPRAHPSHPTLAPAVWAIDAERAPMYYLPRDCPRICFYKKANSEPADVERFLGLTSAKMVIAIESKWYPALTQTTLYEYTFSPESFYSWDEGAGYYLSEETVSPLDVRPLDDLVHCLSRSDIELRITPSLMPLRDSLLQSSLHFSMIRMRNASLT from the coding sequence TTGGACAAATTGTTTCACTATAGTGAAGACCCGGCCATTACGATTTTTCAGCCTCGCGCACATCCCTCTCACCCCACACTTGCTCCGGCTGTATGGGCGATTGATGCAGAACGAGCTCCGATGTATTATTTACCGCGGGATTGCCCGAGGATTTGCTTCTACAAAAAAGCAAATTCTGAGCCAGCAGACGTCGAGCGCTTTCTTGGCTTGACGAGCGCCAAAATGGTTATTGCGATCGAAAGCAAATGGTATCCCGCGCTTACACAAACAACGCTGTATGAATATACCTTCTCTCCAGAATCTTTTTATAGCTGGGACGAAGGTGCAGGCTACTATTTGTCAGAGGAAACTGTTTCGCCACTAGACGTAAGGCCATTAGATGACCTTGTACACTGTCTTAGCCGATCGGATATTGAATTGCGAATCACCCCTTCGCTGATGCCGCTCCGAGATTCATTGCTACAAAGCAGTCTGCACTTTTCCATGATCCGTATGCGGAATGCGTCGCTCACATAA
- a CDS encoding ABC-F family ATP-binding cassette domain-containing protein yields the protein MSVLIVENLSHGFGDRVLFRDVSFRLQPNDRVGLVGANGTGKSTMMGILTGQNLPDNGRIEWMPKIEYGYLDQHTKLQAGKTIRDVLKDAFLPLLEQESELMTIGEKMAEASPEELEELLERMGEIQDKLETSGFYLIDAKVDEIANALGLSAIGLERDVASLSGGQRTKVLLAKLLLEQPTVLLLDEPTNYLDEEHIVWLKNYLKEYPYAFMLISHDTTFMNEVVNVIYHLEFTKLNRYTGNYESFLAQSETKRSQHFDAFEKQQEEIAKMEDFIARNKARASTTGRAKSRQKQLDKMDRIDKPETAAKPSFIFKESRASSRFVIEAENLEIGYSHALLPKLSVKLERGEKVAIVGMNGVGKSTLLKTLLGVIPPLGGKLEKGDFLHPAYFEQEVKAKPITALDDVWNEFPSMNNHEVRGALARCGLKNEHINRNMNALSGGEQAKVRLCKLLQRESNWLVFDEPTNHLDVVAKEELKRSLKEFKGTVLLVCHEPEFYEDWVTQTWDVEKWSLEQAKTPIKL from the coding sequence ATGAGTGTTTTGATCGTAGAGAATTTGTCCCATGGTTTTGGGGACCGTGTTTTGTTTCGCGATGTATCTTTCCGTTTGCAACCGAATGACCGTGTAGGACTCGTAGGCGCAAATGGTACCGGAAAATCAACGATGATGGGGATTTTGACAGGCCAAAACTTGCCTGATAACGGTCGTATTGAATGGATGCCCAAAATCGAATACGGATATTTGGATCAGCATACCAAGCTGCAAGCTGGTAAAACGATTCGTGACGTACTCAAGGATGCCTTCCTTCCGTTGTTGGAGCAAGAGTCTGAACTGATGACGATTGGTGAAAAGATGGCTGAGGCATCTCCAGAAGAACTGGAAGAATTGCTGGAGCGCATGGGCGAAATTCAAGACAAGCTGGAAACTAGCGGCTTTTATTTGATCGATGCAAAAGTCGATGAAATCGCCAACGCTTTGGGTTTGAGTGCAATCGGTTTGGAGCGCGATGTTGCATCTCTCTCCGGTGGTCAGCGTACCAAGGTTCTTTTGGCAAAATTGCTGCTGGAACAACCAACTGTTCTGTTGCTGGATGAGCCGACAAACTACTTGGACGAAGAGCATATCGTGTGGTTGAAAAACTACTTGAAGGAATACCCTTACGCTTTCATGCTGATTTCCCATGACACGACCTTCATGAACGAAGTCGTGAATGTGATTTATCATTTGGAATTTACCAAGTTGAATCGTTACACAGGGAACTACGAATCCTTCCTGGCACAGTCTGAGACAAAACGCAGTCAGCACTTTGACGCATTTGAGAAGCAGCAGGAAGAAATCGCTAAAATGGAAGACTTTATTGCGCGCAATAAGGCACGTGCGTCTACTACCGGCCGCGCGAAGAGCCGTCAAAAGCAGCTCGATAAAATGGATCGCATCGACAAGCCGGAAACGGCTGCGAAACCTTCGTTTATCTTTAAAGAATCCCGGGCAAGTAGCCGTTTTGTCATTGAGGCTGAAAACCTGGAGATCGGATATTCGCATGCATTGCTGCCAAAGCTTAGTGTGAAGCTGGAGCGCGGTGAAAAAGTAGCGATTGTTGGCATGAACGGTGTCGGTAAGTCTACTCTGCTGAAAACGTTGCTGGGTGTGATTCCTCCGCTGGGTGGAAAGCTGGAGAAAGGCGATTTCCTCCATCCTGCTTACTTCGAGCAAGAAGTGAAGGCGAAGCCAATTACTGCACTCGATGACGTATGGAATGAATTCCCTTCCATGAATAACCATGAGGTTCGCGGAGCGCTGGCACGTTGTGGCTTGAAAAATGAGCATATCAATCGTAACATGAACGCTCTGTCCGGGGGCGAGCAAGCAAAGGTTCGTCTCTGTAAATTACTGCAGCGCGAAAGCAACTGGCTGGTATTTGACGAGCCGACGAACCACTTGGATGTCGTCGCCAAGGAAGAGCTCAAACGCTCCTTGAAGGAGTTCAAGGGGACCGTCCTTCTCGTATGCCACGAACCTGAATTTTATGAGGATTGGGTTACACAGACGTGGGATGTTGAGAAATGGAGCTTGGAGCAGGCAAAAACACCGATTAAATTGTAA
- a CDS encoding HEPN domain-containing protein, whose translation MPVLIAPVFNSTTAQPVRIDLPNSYTLISGAKRPYEIASRFLRNEMDENKRTFDLRVDPSSLFLVGDHEEMKVTDDRVWIEEIENKLNLACTTGTCSIPYIITVNGNMYGITYLKRSLDGDKYSFDDETAGIFTSLVEQKLPSLAFRRYALSLEKKNYEDQLLDLWIALESLFVPDGKKGEITYKLRVRMAYYFGETALQREQIAQFVKKSYNHRSEIVHSGKLFGDKLAKEVTILRAMTRAAILNIAGESINLQDMRVRLDELAFMGESYVARYAPTFFERILL comes from the coding sequence ATGCCAGTCTTAATCGCCCCCGTATTCAATTCAACAACAGCACAGCCCGTTCGGATCGATTTGCCTAATTCGTACACGCTCATATCCGGCGCAAAAAGGCCATATGAGATCGCGTCTCGTTTTTTACGCAATGAGATGGACGAGAACAAGCGAACCTTTGATTTGCGTGTAGATCCTAGCAGTTTATTTTTAGTTGGGGATCACGAAGAGATGAAAGTAACGGATGATCGGGTGTGGATTGAAGAAATCGAAAATAAGCTGAATCTAGCGTGCACAACGGGGACTTGTTCGATTCCTTACATCATCACCGTCAATGGCAATATGTATGGTATTACGTATTTGAAGCGATCGCTTGATGGTGACAAGTACTCATTTGATGATGAAACGGCGGGTATTTTTACTTCATTAGTGGAACAGAAGCTGCCATCCCTTGCTTTTCGTCGCTATGCGCTCTCGCTGGAGAAGAAAAACTACGAGGATCAGTTGTTGGATCTGTGGATTGCATTAGAATCTTTGTTCGTTCCCGATGGCAAAAAAGGCGAGATTACCTATAAATTGCGTGTCCGAATGGCGTACTATTTTGGAGAAACTGCCTTGCAGCGTGAACAGATTGCACAGTTTGTAAAAAAATCGTACAATCATCGCTCAGAGATTGTGCATAGCGGAAAGCTGTTTGGAGACAAGTTGGCAAAAGAAGTCACGATTCTGAGGGCGATGACAAGAGCCGCGATTTTGAATATCGCCGGGGAAAGCATCAACCTTCAGGATATGCGTGTCAGGCTGGACGAATTGGCATTTATGGGCGAATCTTATGTGGCAAGGTACGCTCCTACTTTTTTTGAAAGAATTTTGTTGTAA
- a CDS encoding aspartyl-phosphate phosphatase Spo0E family protein, with the protein MEITSRMIDDLRLKLERAAKDAGYNFLDPEIVRISQQLDKLIVAHMQHEKRPS; encoded by the coding sequence ATGGAAATTACGAGTCGGATGATTGATGACTTGCGACTAAAACTAGAGCGCGCAGCAAAAGATGCAGGTTACAATTTTCTTGACCCTGAAATCGTGAGAATCAGCCAACAATTAGATAAATTAATTGTCGCACATATGCAACATGAAAAACGCCCTTCATGA
- the lpdA gene encoding dihydrolipoyl dehydrogenase yields the protein MVVGEFTTEVDVLVIGAGPGGYVAAIRAAQLGKTVAVVEKAELGGVCLNVGCIPSKAMIHAAHTYEHTQHTESMGITMENVKVDFAKVQEWKSGIVKQLTGGVGSLFKGHKIQVIPGEALFVSENEVRVFHGYDVNRYRFQHCIIATGSRPIELPAFPFGKRVMSSTEALSMTELPKSLVVIGGGYIGIELGTVFAKFGTKVTILEGSDQILPGFEPDMPRLVERKLKKLDVTIHTKALAQGMEETENGVIVTAEVKGEQQKIEAEYVLVTVGRRPNTDELGIRDIGMNMTDRGLIVVDKQGRTSIPNVYAIGDIVAGPALAHKASYEGKVAAEAIAGHPAEVDYKAIPAVVFCDPEIASVGINEKEAKEKGIDYIVGRFPFAANGRALSVNAGEGYVKLIAEKETNLVLGAQIVGPEASNIIAEIGLAIEMGATLEDIELTIHAHPTLGEVTMEAAELALGRPIHVMK from the coding sequence ATGGTAGTAGGTGAATTTACTACAGAGGTTGACGTACTCGTAATCGGTGCCGGTCCAGGTGGATATGTTGCAGCGATTCGTGCAGCTCAACTTGGTAAAACAGTAGCTGTCGTGGAAAAAGCTGAGCTGGGCGGTGTGTGCCTGAACGTAGGTTGCATCCCTTCCAAAGCGATGATCCACGCTGCACACACATATGAGCACACACAACATACAGAATCCATGGGTATCACCATGGAAAATGTAAAAGTGGATTTTGCCAAAGTACAAGAGTGGAAAAGCGGCATCGTGAAGCAACTGACTGGCGGCGTAGGCTCCCTCTTCAAAGGCCACAAAATCCAGGTAATCCCTGGTGAAGCGCTGTTCGTAAGTGAAAATGAAGTGCGTGTATTCCACGGTTATGATGTCAACCGTTATCGCTTCCAGCATTGCATCATTGCAACTGGTTCGCGTCCAATCGAGTTGCCTGCATTCCCGTTTGGCAAACGCGTAATGTCTTCTACTGAAGCGTTGTCCATGACTGAACTGCCGAAGAGCCTTGTGGTAATCGGCGGCGGATACATCGGTATCGAGCTTGGTACTGTGTTCGCGAAGTTTGGTACAAAAGTTACGATTTTGGAAGGTTCCGATCAAATCTTGCCAGGATTTGAGCCAGACATGCCACGTTTGGTGGAACGCAAGCTGAAAAAGCTCGACGTTACCATCCATACAAAAGCATTGGCACAAGGAATGGAAGAGACAGAAAACGGCGTGATCGTAACTGCAGAAGTAAAAGGCGAGCAACAAAAAATCGAGGCGGAATACGTACTTGTTACTGTTGGGCGTCGTCCGAATACAGATGAACTCGGTATTCGCGATATCGGCATGAACATGACTGACCGTGGGTTGATCGTTGTCGACAAGCAAGGCCGCACGAGCATTCCTAACGTGTACGCGATCGGAGATATCGTAGCAGGTCCTGCATTGGCTCATAAAGCTTCCTACGAAGGTAAGGTTGCTGCTGAGGCGATTGCTGGCCATCCTGCAGAAGTTGACTACAAGGCGATTCCAGCGGTTGTATTCTGCGATCCAGAAATCGCAAGCGTTGGAATCAATGAGAAAGAAGCAAAAGAAAAAGGCATCGACTACATTGTAGGTCGGTTCCCATTCGCAGCAAACGGTCGCGCTCTGTCTGTAAATGCAGGCGAAGGTTATGTGAAGCTGATTGCAGAAAAAGAAACGAATCTCGTATTGGGTGCGCAAATCGTTGGTCCAGAAGCATCCAACATCATCGCAGAGATCGGATTGGCGATTGAAATGGGCGCAACACTCGAAGACATCGAGCTGACCATCCACGCACATCCAACACTGGGTGAAGTAACAATGGAAGCTGCTGAATTGGCTTTGGGTCGTCCGATCCACGTCATGAAATAA
- a CDS encoding dihydrolipoamide acetyltransferase family protein produces MSRFTFRLPELGEGIHEGEIVKWHVQPGDSVEEDQVIMEVQNDKAVVEVPSPVKGKVIELKVTEGTVSVVGDPLIEFDVEGEIPNLPDHGHGDSHAAEAAPAPQAADKMEPGCDIGSQVSANANQTLETPMAQATATAVAAPIDRKHVLATPSVRKYAREKGVQLANVPGTGKLGRITREDVDRFVSGGAAAPTPTAQAAAAPVATEAPAAATGVAQAAAAPTVHHAPTAGELEERVPMKGMRKAIAKAMVKSAYTAPHVTIFDEVDVTALVAMRKDAKPLAEERGVKLTYLPMIVKAVVAGLKKFPELNASIDDEKQEIIFKKYYNIGIATSTEEGLLVPVVKSADSKSIFQIAGEIGELAKKARDRKATADELKGSTFSITNIGSAGGMFFTPIINYPEVAILGVGRISEKPIVKNGEIAVGQMLHLSLSFDHRLVDGEPAQRFVNYVKQLLENPTLLVMEG; encoded by the coding sequence GTGAGTCGTTTTACATTCAGACTCCCGGAGCTCGGCGAGGGTATCCATGAAGGCGAAATCGTCAAATGGCACGTACAGCCAGGAGATTCCGTAGAAGAAGACCAAGTAATCATGGAAGTACAAAATGACAAGGCGGTTGTAGAAGTACCGTCGCCTGTTAAAGGGAAAGTTATCGAGCTGAAAGTAACCGAGGGTACGGTTTCCGTAGTCGGCGATCCACTGATCGAGTTTGACGTAGAAGGCGAAATTCCGAACCTGCCAGACCATGGTCATGGCGATTCCCACGCTGCTGAAGCGGCACCAGCGCCTCAAGCTGCAGACAAAATGGAGCCAGGCTGCGACATCGGTTCCCAAGTGAGCGCAAATGCGAATCAAACTTTGGAAACGCCAATGGCACAAGCAACTGCAACAGCAGTAGCGGCACCAATTGACCGTAAGCATGTGCTGGCTACACCTTCCGTTCGTAAATACGCTCGCGAAAAAGGCGTTCAATTGGCTAACGTACCTGGTACAGGCAAATTGGGTCGCATCACACGCGAAGACGTAGATCGCTTCGTATCTGGCGGAGCAGCAGCACCAACACCAACTGCACAAGCAGCGGCAGCTCCAGTAGCTACTGAAGCTCCTGCAGCAGCTACAGGTGTAGCACAAGCAGCAGCGGCTCCAACTGTTCACCACGCACCTACAGCAGGCGAGCTGGAAGAGCGCGTTCCGATGAAAGGTATGCGTAAAGCAATCGCGAAAGCAATGGTGAAATCTGCTTACACAGCACCACACGTTACCATCTTCGACGAAGTGGATGTTACAGCGCTTGTCGCTATGCGTAAAGATGCGAAGCCACTTGCTGAAGAGCGCGGTGTGAAGCTGACTTACTTGCCTATGATCGTGAAAGCAGTTGTAGCTGGTCTGAAGAAATTCCCAGAACTCAACGCTTCTATCGACGATGAGAAACAAGAAATCATCTTCAAAAAGTACTACAACATCGGTATCGCTACCTCGACAGAAGAAGGCTTGCTCGTTCCAGTTGTGAAATCCGCTGACAGCAAATCCATCTTCCAAATCGCAGGCGAAATCGGCGAGCTGGCGAAGAAAGCACGCGACCGCAAAGCGACTGCTGACGAGCTGAAAGGTTCTACTTTCAGCATCACAAACATCGGTTCTGCGGGTGGTATGTTCTTCACGCCTATCATTAACTATCCAGAAGTAGCTATTCTGGGTGTTGGCCGCATTAGCGAAAAACCGATTGTGAAAAATGGAGAAATCGCGGTAGGTCAAATGTTGCACCTGTCCTTGAGCTTTGACCACCGTTTGGTTGATGGCGAACCTGCACAGCGTTTCGTCAACTACGTGAAGCAGCTCCTTGAAAACCCAACGCTGCTCGTCATGGAGGGATAA
- a CDS encoding alpha-ketoacid dehydrogenase subunit beta translates to MAQMTMVQAITDAMRVELKRDETVLVFGEDVGNNGGVFRATEGLQAEFGEQRVFDTPLAESGIGGLAVGLSINGFRPVAEIQFFGFVFETFDAVASQSSRMRYRSGGRFSSPITFRSPFGGGVKTPELHADSLEGLMLQTPGLKVVIPSNPYDAKGLLISAIRDNDPVVFLEHMKLYRSFRQEVPEGEYTIPLGKANVVKEGSDVTIITYGAMVHTSLKAAEEIEKARGAKVEVIDLRTISPLDIDTIVASVKKTNRAIVVQEAQKTSGVAAEIITQINERAILHLEAPVLRITAPDTVYPFAQAEDVWLPDVKRVVDGLTQVLDF, encoded by the coding sequence ATGGCACAAATGACAATGGTTCAAGCCATTACGGATGCAATGCGCGTAGAGTTGAAGCGCGATGAAACCGTTCTTGTCTTCGGTGAAGACGTAGGTAACAACGGCGGGGTGTTCCGTGCAACAGAAGGTCTGCAAGCTGAGTTCGGTGAGCAGCGCGTATTCGATACGCCACTCGCTGAGTCCGGAATCGGCGGTTTGGCTGTCGGTCTTTCCATCAACGGCTTCCGCCCAGTAGCAGAAATTCAGTTCTTCGGTTTCGTATTTGAAACGTTTGATGCTGTAGCATCCCAATCTTCCCGTATGCGCTACCGTTCTGGTGGTCGCTTCTCGAGCCCAATTACATTCCGCTCCCCATTTGGTGGCGGTGTAAAAACGCCTGAACTGCATGCGGACTCTTTGGAAGGTTTGATGCTGCAAACTCCGGGACTGAAAGTGGTTATCCCTTCCAACCCATATGATGCAAAAGGACTGCTGATCTCCGCGATTCGCGATAACGATCCAGTTGTATTCCTGGAGCACATGAAGCTGTACCGTTCCTTCCGTCAAGAAGTTCCAGAAGGAGAGTACACGATTCCACTTGGCAAGGCAAACGTAGTAAAAGAAGGTAGCGATGTTACCATCATCACCTATGGTGCGATGGTGCATACCAGCCTGAAAGCAGCAGAAGAAATCGAGAAAGCGCGTGGAGCAAAAGTAGAAGTAATCGACCTGCGCACCATCAGCCCACTCGATATCGATACCATCGTAGCTTCTGTGAAGAAAACAAACCGTGCGATCGTGGTTCAAGAAGCACAAAAAACGTCTGGTGTTGCGGCTGAAATCATCACGCAAATCAACGAGCGTGCGATCCTGCACCTCGAAGCACCAGTACTGCGTATTACAGCACCAGATACCGTTTACCCGTTTGCTCAAGCAGAAGATGTATGGCTGCCTGACGTAAAACGCGTAGTAGATGGGCTGACACAAGTCCTCGATTTTTAA
- the pdhA gene encoding pyruvate dehydrogenase (acetyl-transferring) E1 component subunit alpha, which translates to MSVSTAVEQTENNAPLQILAPDGTVVRPDLMPKLSDDELRELMRKMVFTRVWDQRAISLNRQGRLGFYAPVAGQEASMIGSEAALSKEDFVLPSYRDIPQMVWHGYPMHKAFLYSRGHIEGGKIPEGVNVLMPQIIIAAQCTQATGVAMGYKLRGEKKVAINYFGDGATSQGDFYEGMNFAGVYKLPVIFFSQNNGYAISLPFEKQTASENIAVKAVAAGIASERVDGMDILAVYYAVQQAKERGVNGEGATLIEAMTYRYGPHTMAGDDPTRYRTGEEQSEWELRDPLIRFRKFLEAKGLWSEKDEEAVIEEAKAAVADAIKKADETPKMKVSELIDVMFETLPPALEEQKAEFLAKESK; encoded by the coding sequence ATGAGCGTATCCACTGCTGTTGAACAAACAGAGAACAACGCCCCGCTGCAAATTCTTGCCCCGGATGGTACGGTTGTTCGTCCTGACTTGATGCCGAAGCTCTCCGATGATGAATTGCGTGAACTGATGCGTAAAATGGTATTTACCCGTGTATGGGACCAACGCGCAATCAGCTTGAACCGCCAAGGTCGTCTTGGTTTCTATGCACCAGTAGCTGGTCAAGAAGCAAGCATGATCGGTTCTGAGGCTGCTCTTTCCAAGGAAGACTTTGTCCTGCCTAGCTACCGTGATATTCCACAAATGGTATGGCATGGTTACCCTATGCACAAGGCATTCCTGTACTCCCGCGGACACATCGAGGGTGGCAAAATTCCTGAAGGTGTAAACGTTTTGATGCCACAAATCATCATCGCGGCTCAATGTACACAAGCAACAGGTGTTGCAATGGGTTACAAGCTGCGCGGTGAAAAGAAAGTGGCGATCAACTACTTTGGTGACGGTGCAACTTCCCAAGGTGACTTCTACGAGGGTATGAACTTTGCAGGTGTATACAAACTGCCTGTTATCTTCTTCTCCCAAAACAACGGTTATGCGATCTCCCTGCCGTTCGAAAAACAAACGGCTTCTGAAAATATCGCAGTCAAAGCAGTAGCGGCTGGTATTGCTAGCGAACGCGTTGACGGTATGGACATTCTCGCGGTTTACTACGCGGTTCAACAAGCAAAAGAGCGCGGCGTGAATGGCGAAGGTGCGACTCTGATCGAAGCAATGACGTACCGCTATGGTCCTCATACCATGGCTGGTGACGACCCAACTCGTTACCGTACAGGTGAAGAGCAAAGCGAGTGGGAACTGCGCGATCCACTGATCCGTTTCCGCAAGTTCCTCGAGGCAAAAGGCCTCTGGAGCGAAAAAGACGAAGAAGCTGTCATCGAAGAAGCGAAAGCAGCTGTTGCGGACGCAATCAAAAAAGCGGACGAAACACCTAAGATGAAAGTTAGCGAACTGATCGATGTAATGTTTGAGACACTGCCGCCTGCACTCGAAGAGCAAAAGGCAGAATTCCTGGCGAAGGAGTCGAAATAA
- a CDS encoding alpha/beta hydrolase, whose product MSDYVKRTIMKEEVPSIHVDTPRSVKVYLPPGYNELLSYPVVYCQDGNDFFTMGRIATISNQLILEEGIEPYIVVGVSVDRNKRTSEYSPSGSRNAAYQRFFTEELIPYIEERYPVRRDPGSRILAGDSLGGTVSLHLALKHPDLFPQVLALSGAFFQTTLDPLLNQASLSWLRIWMVVGLDETAVETSAGTFDFVHWNREAKQILEDKQATLSYREKPGNHVWGLWQKELPDALRYFFPPPRL is encoded by the coding sequence ATGTCTGATTATGTAAAGCGAACCATCATGAAAGAAGAAGTGCCTAGCATCCACGTGGACACTCCCCGCTCGGTCAAAGTATACCTACCGCCGGGGTACAATGAGCTTCTTTCTTACCCTGTTGTGTACTGCCAGGATGGGAATGACTTTTTTACGATGGGACGAATCGCGACCATCTCCAATCAACTGATTCTGGAAGAAGGTATCGAACCCTACATCGTTGTCGGTGTCTCCGTCGATCGCAACAAGCGCACAAGCGAGTATTCTCCATCGGGGTCGAGAAATGCAGCCTATCAGCGCTTTTTCACCGAAGAACTGATTCCTTACATAGAGGAGCGCTATCCTGTGCGCCGTGATCCTGGTTCACGCATACTGGCAGGAGATTCTTTGGGTGGAACTGTTTCTTTGCATCTCGCATTGAAACATCCCGATCTCTTTCCACAAGTACTCGCGTTGTCCGGGGCGTTTTTCCAAACAACACTCGATCCACTTTTGAATCAGGCCAGTCTCTCCTGGCTGCGAATCTGGATGGTTGTCGGCCTCGATGAGACTGCTGTAGAAACAAGCGCGGGTACCTTCGATTTCGTGCACTGGAATCGCGAGGCAAAACAGATTCTTGAGGACAAGCAAGCAACCTTGTCCTATCGAGAAAAACCAGGGAATCACGTCTGGGGTTTGTGGCAAAAAGAGCTACCAGATGCCTTGCGCTACTTCTTCCCACCTCCCCGTCTGTAA
- a CDS encoding peptide ABC transporter substrate-binding protein, whose amino-acid sequence MRKRKSFILSCFLLLQVITGCSTSETAVTNKPNDQASQTVQPTGKEMVLNWNADGGEPPTADPGLASDGTSFDVITACFEGLTRYGPDGKIANAIADSYTVSADLTTYTFKLKTNALWSNGDPVTAHDFEFAWKRNLDPKTASEYAYMLYFIKGAEEFNTGKGSHEGVGVKALDDFTLEVKLNSPAPFFYELTAFPTLFPLHKKTLEAHPDWAASPDNYVGNGPFKMELWEHKNKLVLVKNENYHDKEAVKLDKIVWSMITDTNTAQALFDSGDLDWGGHPSYVLPVDVIPALQDEGKIVMAPYPNTVAVTFNTTVSPFTNKKIRQAFSYSIQRQPLVDGIVQTGVPAAFAWVPPSMQLSGNDYFQEDVEKAKQLLAEGLKELGLSTMPIVTFTYGSGDDRQKKLAEVLQDQWKRSLGVDVKISGLEEKVFLQNKRSKNYQFAYRNWGADFNDPINFLEIFKDKTVGTNDAAWENDRYRELIVQSYLEKDPTKRNAIMREAESILMEEMPIAPVYYGVRPYIKNDKVKGFLNNPFGGRDFKYTTIE is encoded by the coding sequence ATGAGAAAGAGAAAGAGCTTCATTTTGAGTTGTTTCTTGCTGCTTCAAGTTATTACGGGATGTAGTACAAGTGAAACGGCGGTAACGAACAAACCGAATGATCAGGCATCTCAAACAGTGCAGCCAACGGGAAAAGAGATGGTATTGAATTGGAACGCAGACGGTGGAGAGCCTCCGACAGCGGATCCCGGACTTGCTTCCGATGGTACCTCCTTTGATGTCATTACTGCCTGTTTTGAAGGACTGACTCGCTATGGACCGGATGGGAAAATAGCTAACGCTATCGCCGACAGTTATACGGTTTCCGCGGATTTGACGACGTACACATTCAAATTGAAAACGAATGCGTTATGGAGCAACGGAGATCCGGTAACCGCCCATGACTTTGAGTTCGCCTGGAAAAGAAATCTCGACCCGAAGACAGCGTCCGAATATGCCTATATGCTTTATTTCATTAAAGGGGCAGAGGAATTTAACACAGGGAAAGGATCGCATGAAGGCGTAGGGGTTAAAGCACTAGATGATTTTACATTAGAGGTCAAGCTCAATTCGCCAGCCCCGTTTTTTTATGAATTGACGGCTTTCCCGACATTGTTTCCTTTACATAAAAAGACCTTGGAGGCACATCCGGATTGGGCAGCGTCTCCAGACAACTACGTAGGCAACGGCCCATTCAAAATGGAGCTGTGGGAGCATAAAAACAAATTGGTTCTTGTGAAAAACGAGAATTATCATGACAAAGAAGCTGTGAAGCTCGACAAGATCGTCTGGAGCATGATTACTGATACCAACACAGCTCAAGCGTTGTTTGATTCTGGTGATTTGGATTGGGGAGGGCATCCAAGCTATGTGTTGCCCGTCGACGTGATTCCCGCCTTGCAGGACGAAGGAAAAATCGTAATGGCGCCGTATCCGAACACAGTTGCCGTTACCTTTAATACAACCGTGTCTCCATTTACGAATAAAAAGATTCGACAAGCCTTCTCGTATTCGATCCAACGGCAGCCTCTGGTAGACGGAATTGTGCAGACAGGGGTGCCAGCGGCTTTTGCATGGGTTCCGCCTTCCATGCAACTTAGCGGAAATGACTATTTTCAAGAGGATGTAGAGAAAGCGAAACAGTTATTGGCTGAAGGGTTAAAGGAGCTGGGGCTTTCGACGATGCCTATCGTGACATTCACGTATGGTTCAGGTGACGATCGTCAGAAAAAGCTGGCTGAAGTGCTTCAAGATCAGTGGAAAAGAAGCTTGGGTGTTGATGTAAAAATCAGTGGCTTGGAGGAAAAAGTATTTTTACAAAACAAGCGCTCCAAAAACTATCAGTTTGCCTACCGAAATTGGGGTGCTGATTTTAACGACCCCATCAATTTCCTGGAAATTTTCAAGGACAAAACAGTGGGGACGAACGACGCTGCTTGGGAAAACGACAGATACCGGGAGCTAATCGTCCAGAGTTACTTGGAAAAAGATCCGACGAAGCGTAATGCGATCATGCGTGAGGCAGAGAGCATCTTAATGGAGGAAATGCCGATTGCCCCTGTGTATTATGGCGTAAGACCGTATATAAAAAATGACAAAGTCAAAGGATTTTTGAACAATCCGTTTGGTGGTAGAGATTTTAAATATACAACCATCGAATAA